From Candidatus Woesearchaeota archaeon:
GCATTCACACAACTATCACAAAGCCAGCCACAACCAAGCAACCAACCACAGCTTAGTTTTGATAACAAGGACTTTGAAATCATCAATGCAAAACTTGATTCTATTCGCGCAATGTTAGACAACCTTAACCAGCGCATCTCCAACCTCGAGCAACTAGCTCAAGGAAACAATTCTCGATACAAATGGTGAGCAAAGCACACTTCCTAGCAATCACCATTGCCGTGTTTTTCTTTGATAGACTAACAAAACTCTCCATCATCACCAATCTCCAACTACATGAAAGCATAACCATCTTTCCTTTTTTCTCGCTTACTCGTGTGCACAACTATGGAATTGCGTGGGGATTCTTACAAGGAAGCGGTATCGTGAGTATTCTTGTAAGCATACTTGTGATTCTGCTCATAGTGTATAATTTCCAACGCATTTTTGAACAAAAAAAACAGGTCATCATAGGCATCTCGCTTATCCTTGCAGGCGCAACCGGCAATCTTGTTGATCGCTTGCTTTACGGATACGTCGTTGATTTTCTCAACTTTCACATCTGGCCAGT
This genomic window contains:
- the lspA gene encoding signal peptidase II is translated as MVSKAHFLAITIAVFFFDRLTKLSIITNLQLHESITIFPFFSLTRVHNYGIAWGFLQGSGIVSILVSILVILLIVYNFQRIFEQKKQVIIGISLILAGATGNLVDRLLYGYVVDFLNFHIWPVFNIADCALVLGTILFILQKEQKSQRKTLQKTPSAEKQD